The Populus trichocarpa isolate Nisqually-1 chromosome 18, P.trichocarpa_v4.1, whole genome shotgun sequence genomic interval TCTTACTGGTCCATGTATCTGATTTCTTGAAGGAAATCGAACGTCTTTCTTTTAAAGATGAATGTTCTCTCTGTTCATAGAAATGGTGGGACAGGAAAATGGACTCATGAGCTTACGCAATCCCATTTTGTCAGATAATGGTGACAAGCACAAGCCTCATGCTATTTGCTGGAAGATTTGGGCTAGCTCCATCAGCAAACAGGAAGGCTACAGCAGGATTGAAGCTCGAGGTGAGGGACTCAGGCTTACAAACTGGTGATCTAGCTGGGTTCACTCTTGCTGATACCTTGGCGTGTGGGGCTGTTGGCCACATAATTGGTGTTGGGGTTGTCCTTGGTCTCAAGAACATGGGTGCATTGTAAGCATCTTCTTAAGCATATGAATTGAAGTGCTCTGCTTTTAATTCTGTTCGTGTACCATTTTCCTACATGCAGATGCTTGTTGTCTTGAGGAACAATTTGTTCGTAACCCATcagaatttcaaattaattttatacatGTGTTCGTATCTTAGAGAAATCTAATCAAGAATTGGGAATTTGATGCGTGAgtttaataaaatgaattgaaaaatatatgaatcaataaattatataaaaaga includes:
- the LOC18107507 gene encoding photosystem I reaction center subunit psaK, chloroplastic; its protein translation is MKNYKRRESGFLWSFFAHSKKQMAAAAMMTANTLPRFNGLRPSAVPVKSLAAVQPVRRKGNGALGARMDFIGSPTNLIMVTSTSLMLFAGRFGLAPSANRKATAGLKLEVRDSGLQTGDLAGFTLADTLACGAVGHIIGVGVVLGLKNMGAL